In Terriglobia bacterium, one DNA window encodes the following:
- a CDS encoding cytochrome c family protein, with protein sequence MRFSWTRFNFSRWQQSGREFLNYSRFILPLGVAAVLITVLGVGWYTQPDRYVRGYQPVQPIPYSHKLHAGILKIPCLYCHSGALKSRLAEIPAVEKCMNCHRVTKTDSPYIKKLAALYASGEPLKWQRVHALPDYVFFDHRPHVSAGILCQTCHGEVQTMDVLYQHMSMRMSNCLGCHRDPHDALPADSKINRGPENCNACHR encoded by the coding sequence GTGCGTTTCAGCTGGACACGCTTTAATTTCAGCCGCTGGCAACAATCCGGCAGAGAGTTCCTCAACTATTCGCGATTCATTCTTCCACTGGGCGTCGCGGCCGTGTTGATCACCGTGTTGGGCGTCGGCTGGTATACGCAGCCCGATCGCTACGTGCGCGGCTACCAGCCCGTGCAGCCCATCCCATACTCGCATAAGCTCCATGCCGGCATCCTGAAGATTCCCTGCCTTTACTGCCACTCGGGCGCTTTGAAATCCCGCCTGGCCGAAATCCCGGCCGTCGAAAAGTGCATGAACTGCCACAGGGTGACGAAGACCGACAGCCCGTATATCAAGAAGCTCGCCGCCCTCTATGCTTCGGGTGAGCCGTTGAAATGGCAGCGGGTTCACGCGTTGCCGGATTACGTGTTTTTCGATCACAGACCGCACGTGAGTGCCGGCATTCTCTGCCAGACCTGCCACGGCGAAGTGCAGACCATGGATGTTCTCTATCAGCACATGTCCATGCGCATGAGCAACTGCCTTGGATGCCATCGCGATCCGCACGATGCGCTGCCGGCCGATTCGAAAATAAACCGGGGGCCCGAGAACTGTAACGCATGCCACCGGTAG
- a CDS encoding aminotransferase class V-fold PLP-dependent enzyme, with the protein MTQTRALSFKIATDQSEFEQIHKLNYQAFVVEIPQHPPNAERLLVDRFHGENTYVICKCGDRVLGMTAIREKRPFSLDQKLEGLESFLPEHRAVCELRLLAVDREHRNSRVFQGLLLKVCDYCEGRGYDLAVMSGTIRQLKLYHQLGFVPFGPLVGSGEALFQPMYLTLNAYQGLKARSRTFLHLAPPPSPGRGHVALLPGPVAISQPVRQSFGEAPVSHRSKAFMEEFAQTKQLLCRLVGARHAEILLGSGTLANDVIAGQLSLIAGSGLVLSNGEFGNRLIDHATRFRLRFKALRTEWGEAFNPDDIRKALKEKRAIDWLWAVHCETSSGILNDIELLNELCAPRGIRLCLDCISSVGTVPVDLSEAFLASCVSGKGLAAYPGLAIVFYNHEVVPAQHALPRYLDLAMYAACEGVPFTTSSNLVYALLTALQRFEPGRFEAIGALSSWLRSELRKSGFQIIGASSPTSPAVTTIVLPETISSEWAGRKLNEAGYQLSYRSRYLRARNWIQICLMGEVDQESLIQLVALLTRLCAAAGPQERAAHLSP; encoded by the coding sequence ATGACGCAAACGAGAGCACTTTCATTCAAGATTGCCACTGACCAGTCAGAATTCGAACAGATCCATAAACTCAACTACCAGGCGTTCGTTGTGGAAATTCCGCAGCACCCACCCAATGCCGAACGTTTGCTGGTGGACAGGTTTCACGGCGAAAATACTTACGTGATCTGCAAGTGCGGCGATCGTGTGCTTGGCATGACAGCCATACGCGAGAAACGACCCTTCTCCCTGGACCAGAAGCTGGAAGGGCTCGAATCATTCCTTCCCGAACATCGTGCGGTCTGTGAGCTCCGGCTGCTTGCCGTCGACAGGGAACACCGGAATTCCCGGGTTTTCCAGGGGCTTTTGCTGAAGGTTTGCGATTACTGCGAGGGCCGCGGTTATGACCTCGCTGTCATGTCCGGAACCATCAGGCAACTGAAGCTGTACCATCAGCTGGGTTTCGTGCCTTTTGGGCCGCTGGTTGGCTCCGGGGAGGCACTCTTTCAGCCGATGTATCTCACCCTGAATGCCTATCAGGGATTAAAGGCGCGGTCCAGAACCTTCCTGCATTTGGCGCCGCCCCCTTCTCCCGGACGAGGCCACGTGGCTCTCTTGCCTGGGCCGGTGGCCATCAGCCAGCCGGTCAGGCAGTCCTTCGGCGAGGCACCCGTATCCCATCGATCCAAGGCCTTCATGGAGGAGTTTGCCCAGACTAAGCAGTTGCTGTGCCGGCTCGTAGGCGCACGGCACGCCGAGATTCTTTTAGGCTCAGGCACCTTGGCCAACGATGTGATCGCCGGCCAGCTCTCGTTGATTGCCGGATCAGGCCTCGTGCTCAGCAACGGCGAGTTTGGCAACAGGCTCATCGACCACGCCACCCGCTTCCGTCTCCGCTTCAAAGCCCTGCGAACCGAGTGGGGGGAGGCTTTTAATCCCGACGATATACGGAAGGCGTTGAAGGAAAAACGCGCGATCGATTGGCTTTGGGCCGTCCATTGTGAGACATCGAGCGGCATCCTCAACGACATCGAGCTGCTCAACGAGCTGTGCGCGCCCCGCGGCATCCGCCTCTGCCTGGACTGCATCAGTTCGGTCGGCACCGTCCCGGTCGATCTGAGCGAGGCCTTTCTCGCATCCTGTGTGAGCGGCAAGGGGCTTGCCGCATACCCCGGTTTGGCCATCGTGTTTTACAACCACGAAGTCGTGCCGGCGCAGCACGCACTGCCGCGCTACCTGGACCTGGCGATGTACGCCGCCTGTGAAGGCGTGCCGTTTACGACCTCCTCCAACCTTGTCTATGCCCTCCTGACCGCCTTGCAGCGGTTCGAGCCGGGACGCTTCGAAGCGATTGGCGCGCTGTCCTCCTGGTTGCGATCCGAGTTGCGCAAGTCCGGATTTCAGATCATAGGCGCCTCCTCCCCGACTTCGCCGGCCGTGACCACAATTGTTCTTCCCGAGACGATCAGCTCGGAATGGGCGGGGAGGAAGCTGAATGAAGCCGGTTACCAGCTGAGCTACCGGAGCCGGTACCTGCGCGCGCGCAATTGGATCCAAATCTGCTTGATGGGTGAGGTGGACCAGGAGAGCCTTATCCAGCTGGTAGCCCTGCTGACCCGGCTGTGCGCTGCCGCCGGCCCCCAGGAAAGGGCGGCTCACCTCTCACCGTAG
- a CDS encoding alpha-amylase: MNSTQAPPIIYNLFPRLAGPFASWGGHLERAASMGFNWIFINPIQDCGYSGSMYAIKDHYRIDARYLDPGSSLSAEEQFKGILARAHSLGLKVMLDLVVNHTAFDSVLVSQHPDWYKHDDGGRLVHPGAPDSGVVWGDLASLDNRNARDRDNLWRYWEDLVTYYLSLGLDGFRCDAAYQVPIPLWQRMIQRAHQVNPAAKFYAETLGCDFRLCIELGKAGFEYNFNSSKWWNFRDSWALQQYEQNRCQGSPSISFPDSHDTMRLAADLNGSLPGIKMRYLFAAVFSSGVMMVIGYEFCFRNRLDVVQTRPEDWEPARCDLIEFIRNTNALKAGFQVFGEESRIDAVSSSNPWVFAMRKTAADERRRALVFLNTDLGGLQHVRIDNTRELLGQPREMRDISVEHAQCRVPEVYEATLQPGQAVILYGER; this comes from the coding sequence ATGAATTCTACTCAGGCGCCACCGATCATCTACAACCTGTTTCCGCGTCTGGCCGGCCCTTTCGCGAGCTGGGGCGGGCACCTCGAACGCGCCGCGTCCATGGGATTCAACTGGATTTTCATCAATCCTATTCAGGACTGCGGCTATTCGGGGAGCATGTATGCGATCAAGGACCACTATCGCATTGACGCCCGCTACCTTGATCCCGGCAGCAGCCTCTCCGCCGAAGAGCAGTTCAAAGGGATTTTAGCCCGGGCGCATAGCTTGGGACTGAAGGTTATGCTGGACCTGGTGGTCAACCACACCGCCTTCGATTCTGTTCTTGTCTCCCAACACCCCGACTGGTACAAGCACGACGATGGCGGCCGGCTCGTGCATCCCGGCGCTCCGGACAGCGGCGTCGTGTGGGGCGATCTGGCGTCGCTTGACAACAGGAATGCCCGGGATCGGGACAACCTGTGGCGCTACTGGGAAGATCTCGTCACATACTATCTTTCGCTGGGACTGGATGGCTTTCGCTGCGATGCCGCATATCAAGTCCCCATTCCCCTCTGGCAGCGCATGATCCAAAGGGCACATCAGGTAAATCCGGCGGCGAAGTTTTACGCCGAGACGCTTGGTTGCGATTTCCGGCTATGTATCGAACTGGGCAAAGCCGGCTTCGAATACAACTTCAATAGTTCCAAGTGGTGGAATTTCAGGGACTCCTGGGCGTTGCAGCAGTATGAACAAAACAGGTGCCAGGGATCGCCTTCCATCAGCTTCCCCGATTCCCATGATACGATGCGCCTCGCCGCCGATCTGAACGGGAGTCTGCCGGGGATAAAGATGCGTTACCTCTTTGCCGCCGTCTTTTCCAGCGGCGTCATGATGGTCATAGGGTACGAATTCTGCTTCCGGAACCGGCTGGATGTCGTACAGACGCGCCCGGAGGATTGGGAGCCGGCCCGCTGCGACCTCATCGAGTTCATTCGGAACACAAACGCGCTCAAGGCAGGCTTCCAGGTGTTTGGTGAGGAAAGCCGGATTGACGCCGTGTCATCATCCAATCCTTGGGTGTTTGCGATGAGAAAAACCGCCGCGGACGAACGCCGGCGGGCGCTGGTTTTTCTCAATACGGACCTGGGCGGTTTGCAGCATGTCAGGATCGACAACACCCGGGAGTTGCTCGGGCAGCCGCGTGAAATGAGAGACATCTCCGTGGAGCATGCGCAGTGCAGGGTTCCCGAGGTCTACGAGGCGACGTTGCAGCCCGGGCAAGCGGTCATTCTCTACGGTGAGAGGTGA
- a CDS encoding glycerol-3-phosphate acyltransferase, which produces MICAGYTLGCFSTGYYLVRLRTGQDIRTIDSRSTGSTNVANVLGAAGFWATMLGDFAKGGLAVWAAFHFGLSPWGIVFVMIAVMAGHIWPAQLGFHGGKGLATGLGILAAFDYRLALITGGIALLGPLLGFGTVSFMAAAIVSPVVALFLDHQATEVAGLVVLVLLVLIAHRDNIRAFFDGWRGRKGLQA; this is translated from the coding sequence TTGATATGCGCCGGATACACGCTCGGCTGCTTCTCAACCGGTTACTATCTGGTCCGACTTCGCACCGGCCAGGATATCCGCACGATCGACAGCAGGAGCACCGGCAGCACGAATGTCGCGAATGTTCTCGGTGCGGCGGGGTTCTGGGCCACCATGCTCGGCGATTTCGCCAAAGGCGGTCTCGCAGTCTGGGCCGCATTTCATTTCGGGCTCTCACCCTGGGGTATCGTGTTCGTCATGATCGCCGTGATGGCGGGACACATTTGGCCGGCACAGTTGGGATTCCACGGCGGGAAGGGGCTGGCTACAGGACTTGGAATTCTGGCGGCCTTCGATTACCGTCTCGCGTTGATCACCGGCGGCATCGCCCTGCTGGGGCCGTTGCTCGGCTTCGGAACTGTAAGTTTCATGGCTGCCGCGATCGTATCTCCCGTTGTTGCTCTCTTCCTGGATCACCAGGCGACTGAGGTGGCAGGGCTAGTGGTACTCGTATTGCTGGTTTTGATTGCTCACAGGGACAACATCCGCGCATTTTTCGACGGCTGGCGCGGCAGGAAAGGACTGCAGGCATGA
- a CDS encoding 4Fe-4S dicluster domain-containing protein: MSKDSTDLELPAQEPRHYRSLGEWVELELAGELAGERLDEFAADAMLAMEVPADGLSRRRFLSLLSASAALALGTSACSRIDRGKIVPYTKKPGEAIPGVATYYASTFQEVLVTHGVLVKTREGRPIHLEGNAEHAISRGKTTLRALADVLGLYDPDRLRNPSLDGVPSTWEQAEQEIVKTLKAARDAEKPVLLLTEAVVSPTRKALIEDLKRVMPSLRHASWEPAAPQPEILAARALYGDFVLPRLRFDRADVILSLQADFLGVDGNAPALIQDFAARRGISGPADPMNRLWVIEGCMTLTGANADQRLQVRPSQIAPLVFALARYLNALYSVPLPNGVTADILQPFDLDSLAKDLGVETTVLRTLAGDLKRAGKAALVLAGPAIPQEAHVACQLLNVMLGAEGHTVDATLASPSPELLTFGGLQELLKVAARGEFAAAIFWDTNPAFSFPQTTAWKSAAAKIPMKIRMGLYEDETALDCHWRLAEHHWLEAWGDFEPAADLLSLRQPAMGALHNTRQGEDILLSWLRSLGVERPPNYLDYMKARWQREVYPSESPVPFESFWDAALHDGVLRREAKAGPPRVPRAGAVVEAVNAAIASRVTAGSLELVLLQDPGAYDGRYANNGWLNELPNPVTKATWGNPILISISDAERLGLHDEDVVKITAGTESLAVPVIIQPGQAPGVASLAVGYGRSTGNVATGVGANAYPLMDVFSSSPHLRRAVTIEGTGGHRAVPRTQEHFRMEGRNPARSWTLAEYTRQVKGEGAKKQERELISLIPAQKFTEHKWGMAIDLSACVGCSACLIACQSENNIAVVGPQRVHKSREMHWIRIDRYYEGDPKDPSVIHQPVLCQHCDDAPCEVVCPVNATTHSPDGLNQMAYNRCVGTRYCSNNCPYKVRRFNFFDYTSFIKDPARLVFNPEVTVRPRGVMEKCTFCIQRIQDVRQRANVEGRSIRDGEIMPACAVACPAEAIVFGDLNDSQSKVSKMSRMDRGYKMLTELGVKPSVTYLMDISNPVTRKGKA; this comes from the coding sequence GTGAGCAAGGATTCAACAGATCTGGAATTGCCGGCCCAGGAGCCTCGCCATTACCGCTCTCTCGGCGAGTGGGTCGAACTTGAGCTGGCTGGTGAGTTGGCGGGCGAGCGCCTCGATGAGTTCGCCGCCGATGCCATGCTCGCCATGGAGGTGCCCGCGGACGGCCTCTCGCGCCGCAGATTCCTGAGCCTTCTCTCCGCCTCTGCCGCTCTCGCGCTGGGCACCTCTGCCTGCAGCCGGATCGACCGGGGAAAGATCGTTCCCTACACCAAGAAGCCCGGAGAGGCCATTCCAGGCGTGGCGACGTACTACGCAAGCACCTTCCAGGAAGTCCTCGTTACTCATGGCGTCCTCGTGAAGACACGCGAAGGGAGACCGATCCATCTGGAAGGGAACGCGGAACACGCCATTTCCCGCGGCAAGACCACGCTCAGGGCCCTGGCTGACGTGCTCGGGCTTTATGATCCTGACCGCCTTCGTAATCCTTCCCTCGATGGCGTGCCCTCGACCTGGGAGCAGGCCGAGCAGGAAATTGTGAAGACTCTCAAGGCGGCCCGGGATGCGGAAAAACCGGTGCTTCTGCTCACGGAAGCTGTCGTTTCTCCTACGCGGAAGGCACTTATCGAGGATCTGAAGCGAGTGATGCCGTCGTTGCGCCATGCCTCCTGGGAGCCGGCGGCGCCGCAGCCGGAAATTCTTGCTGCGCGAGCGCTCTACGGCGATTTTGTCCTCCCAAGACTCCGTTTTGATCGCGCAGACGTGATCCTCTCGCTCCAGGCGGATTTTCTCGGCGTCGACGGCAATGCCCCCGCCCTTATTCAGGATTTTGCCGCGCGGCGCGGCATTTCCGGACCGGCCGATCCCATGAACCGCCTGTGGGTCATCGAAGGCTGCATGACCCTTACAGGCGCCAACGCAGATCAACGCCTGCAAGTCCGGCCCTCGCAAATCGCCCCGCTGGTTTTTGCGCTGGCCCGCTACCTGAACGCGTTGTACAGCGTGCCTCTTCCCAACGGGGTGACTGCCGACATCCTGCAGCCTTTTGATCTGGACTCGCTTGCCAAGGATCTCGGAGTCGAGACGACCGTGCTGAGAACACTGGCTGGGGACTTGAAGCGGGCAGGGAAGGCGGCCCTGGTGCTCGCCGGCCCGGCCATTCCCCAAGAAGCGCACGTGGCCTGCCAGTTGCTGAATGTCATGCTGGGTGCGGAGGGGCACACCGTGGATGCCACCCTTGCTTCGCCGAGTCCCGAGCTATTGACTTTTGGCGGTTTGCAGGAGCTTCTCAAGGTAGCCGCGCGGGGAGAGTTTGCGGCTGCCATCTTCTGGGACACCAATCCGGCGTTCTCATTCCCCCAGACGACTGCCTGGAAGAGCGCTGCGGCGAAAATCCCCATGAAGATCCGGATGGGCCTTTACGAGGACGAAACGGCGCTCGACTGTCATTGGCGGCTTGCAGAGCATCACTGGCTCGAGGCCTGGGGGGATTTCGAGCCCGCCGCGGATCTTCTCAGCCTGCGCCAGCCTGCCATGGGGGCTCTCCACAACACACGGCAAGGCGAAGACATTCTGCTCTCCTGGTTGCGCTCCCTAGGAGTCGAGAGACCCCCTAACTACCTGGATTACATGAAGGCCAGGTGGCAAAGGGAAGTCTATCCGTCCGAAAGCCCTGTGCCTTTTGAATCCTTTTGGGATGCGGCGCTGCACGACGGCGTGCTCAGGCGCGAGGCCAAGGCGGGGCCGCCGCGCGTTCCACGCGCCGGAGCCGTCGTGGAGGCCGTGAATGCGGCCATCGCGAGCAGGGTTACCGCCGGCTCATTGGAGCTGGTGCTCCTGCAGGATCCGGGAGCCTACGATGGGCGTTATGCGAACAACGGGTGGCTCAATGAGCTGCCCAATCCCGTGACCAAGGCAACGTGGGGCAATCCAATTCTTATTTCTATTTCCGATGCCGAACGACTCGGACTCCATGACGAGGACGTTGTAAAGATCACTGCAGGCACAGAGAGCCTGGCGGTCCCGGTCATTATCCAGCCGGGACAGGCCCCTGGGGTTGCGAGTCTTGCTGTGGGATATGGCCGGAGCACGGGGAACGTGGCGACGGGTGTGGGCGCGAACGCTTATCCATTAATGGACGTGTTTTCTTCATCCCCGCACCTGCGCAGAGCCGTGACCATAGAAGGCACTGGGGGACATCGTGCGGTACCGAGGACCCAAGAGCACTTCCGCATGGAAGGCCGCAATCCGGCGCGCTCATGGACCCTCGCGGAGTATACCCGGCAGGTCAAAGGCGAGGGCGCAAAGAAACAGGAGCGGGAGCTGATCTCGCTCATTCCCGCACAGAAGTTCACCGAGCACAAGTGGGGGATGGCCATCGACCTCTCGGCCTGCGTCGGCTGCAGCGCCTGCCTCATTGCCTGCCAGTCGGAAAACAACATCGCCGTCGTCGGGCCGCAGCGCGTCCACAAGAGCAGGGAGATGCACTGGATCCGGATCGACCGCTATTACGAAGGGGACCCGAAGGATCCCTCCGTGATCCACCAGCCTGTCCTCTGCCAACACTGCGATGACGCACCTTGCGAAGTCGTTTGTCCCGTTAACGCGACAACGCACAGTCCCGATGGCCTAAACCAGATGGCTTACAACCGGTGCGTGGGCACGCGCTACTGCTCGAACAACTGTCCCTACAAGGTCCGGCGCTTCAATTTCTTTGACTACACCTCATTCATCAAGGATCCCGCGAGGCTGGTGTTCAATCCAGAAGTGACCGTGCGTCCGCGCGGCGTCATGGAAAAATGCACTTTCTGCATCCAGCGCATTCAGGATGTACGGCAGAGGGCCAACGTCGAAGGCCGTTCCATCCGGGACGGGGAGATCATGCCGGCATGCGCCGTGGCGTGCCCCGCGGAGGCGATCGTGTTCGGTGACTTGAACGATTCCCAAAGCAAAGTATCCAAAATGTCCAGGATGGATCGCGGCTATAAGATGCTCACAGAGCTTGGCGTCAAGCCGTCGGTGACCTACCTCATGGACATTTCCAACCCTGTAACCAGAAAAGGCAAGGCATGA